Genomic window ([Empedobacter] haloabium):
AAGCGCCGGCAGGCCTGGATACCGGCTGCTACGTGCAACCGACCGTGTTCGGCCGGGTCGACCCGGCCAGCACGGTCGCACAGGAGGAGATCTTCGGCCCGGTGCTGTCGATCATTACCTACCGCGACGAGGACGACGCGGTGCGCATCGCCAACGACACGCCGTATGGCCTGGGTGGCGCCGTCTGGGCCGGCAGCGACGAGCGCGCGTTCGCCATCGCGCGGCGCCTGCGCACGGGCCAGGTGGACATCAATGGCGGCGGCTTCAACGGCCGCGCTCCGTTCGGCGGCTACAAGCAATCCGGCAACGGCCGCGAACTGGGCACCTACGGCCTGGACGAATTCCTCGAGTACAAATCGCTGCAATGCAAACCGAACCGGGAGACGGCATGAACGAACCGAAATACCAGCGCGCCAAGGCCGTGCTGTGCCGCACCACGGGCGAGCCGGTCGTGGTGGAAGAGATCGAAGTCGAATACCCGCGTCGCGGCGAAGTGATGATCCGGCTGGCCGCCTGCGGCATCTGCCACAGCGACCTGTCGGCCACCAACGGCACCATCCCGATGCCGGCGCCGCTGGTGCTGGGGCATGAAGGCGCCGGCGTGGTCTGCGCCGTGGGCGAAGGCGTGACGGAATACGCGGTGGGCGACCACGTGCTGAGCTCATTTGTGAGCATGTGCGGCAAGTGCCGCTACTGCCAGACCGGCCGGCCGCAGTTGTGCGACCAGGCCGCCAAGGCGGCGATCTCGCTGCCGGACGGCAGCGTGCGCACGCGCGACCTGCAGGGCCAGCCGATCAACGTGTTCTCCGGTTGCGGCGTGATGGCCGAATACGCCACGCTGCACGTCGATAACGTCGTCAAGATCAGTGCCGACGTGCAGCTCGACCACGCCTGCCTGGTGGGCTGCGGCGTGATGACGGGCGTGGGCGCCGCCGTCAACACCGCGAAGGTGGAACCGGGATCGGTGGCCGTGGTGTTCGGCTGCGGCGGCGTGGGCCTGAACGCGATCCAGGGCTGCCGCATCGCCGGCGCCGCGATGATCGTCGCGGTGGACCTGTCGGACGCGAAGCTGGCGATGGCGCGCGAATTCGGCGCCACCCATACCGTCAACAGCGCCACGCCCGAGCTGGTAAAAGCGATCCGCAAGCTGACCGGCGGCGCCGACTACGCCTTCGAATGCGTCGGCAAGGGCGAGATCGTGGCGCAGGCGTATGGGGTGCTGGGCAAGGGCGGCAAGGCGGTGGTCGTCGGCGTGGCCGCACCGAAGGATATGACGACGATCCGCACCGGCAGCCTGACCTTCGAGGAAAAGACGCTGACGGGCAGCTATTTCGGTTCCGCGCGGCCGCGTCAGGACTTCCCGCGCCTCTTGGCGCTGTACCGCGAAAAGCGCCTGAAGCTGGGCGAACTGATCACGCGGCGCTACCGCATCGACGAGGCGCCGCAGGCCTTCGCCGACCTGGCCGAAGGCCGCAACGCCCGGGGAGTGATCATGTTCGACTGAGTCCTTCCCGCAGCGGCATCCAAAAACGCACTACCCAATATATAAGAACGGAGACAGATTTTGGAGCTTTTCCTGCAGCAGGTCCTGAACGGGCTGACGCTGGGGGGCGTGTACGCCCTCGTCGCGCTCGGCCTGACGCTGGTGTACGGCATCCTGCACGTACCCAATTTCGCCCACGGCGCCTTCTACATGGCCGGCGCCTACTCGGCCTTCTTCCTGATCAACCGGCTGGGGCTGAACTACTGGTGGGGCATGGCAGGGGCCGCCGTGACGGTGGCGCTGATCTCGGTGCTGTCCGAGCGGCTGGTGTTCCACCCGCTGCGCAAGGCGCCCTACCTGCACCACATGATCGCCTCGATCGGCATCCTGCTGTTCCTGGAAGCAGGCGCGCAAGCGCTGTGGGGCGCGGACTTCCACCGCATGGAGACGCCCTACACGCAACTGCTGACCTTCGGTTCGTTGACCCTGCCGGCGCAGCGCGTGCTGATCATCGGCGCGGCCTTCCTGCTGGTCGTGCTGCTGCAGCTGTTCCTCACCAAAACCATCACCGGCGCCACCATCGTCGCGATGGCGCAGAACCGCGAGGGCGCCGCCCTGGTCGGCATCGACGCCACGCGCGTGGCGATGCTGACCTTCGCCATCGCCGGCGCGCTGGCCGGCATGGCCGCCGTGCTGTACGCGCCGATCAACCTGGTCTACACGTCGATGGGCCACCTCGTCATCACCAAGGCCTTCGTCATCATCGTGCTGGGCGGGATGGGCAGCGTGCCGGGCGCCATCGCGGGAGGTCTGATCATCGGCTTCGCCGAAGCGTTCGGCGCCTTCTACATCTCGACCGACTACAAGGACATCATCGCGTTCGCGCTGCTGGTGCTGATCCTGTCGGTGCGGCCGCAAGGCCTGTTCGCGCGGGGAGCCCACTGATGAAGATGCTCAATCCGACCGCCGGCTGGACCCTGCTGCTCGTGCTGGCGCTGGCCTTCCCATTCTTGGCCGGCAACGATTACCACCTCACCGTGATGTCCACCGCCTACATCTACGCGATCGCCACCGTGGGACTGAACCTGATCACCGGCTACACGGGCCAGTTCAACCTGGCGCACAGCGGCTTCATGGCCGTGGGCGCCTACACGGTCGGCATCCTGACCGTGGACCACGGCTTCACCTTCTGGGCCGCGCTGCCGCTGGCCGGCCTGGTCGCCGGTCTCCTCGGCGTCTTCGTCGGCCTGGTGTCGCTGCGCCTGAAGACGCACTTCTTTTCCATCTTCACGCTGTGCGTCGGCTACATCATGTTCCTGCTGATCGAGAAATGGGAAAGCCTGACGCACGGCACCGTCGGCATCGTCGGCATTCCCGCGCCGGAACCGGTCGCGGGGCTGGACTTCTCCGAGCCGCGCGCGCTGTATTACCTGGTGCTGGGCTTCCTGGTCGCCAGCCTGTGGGTCATGCACCGCATCGTGCGCTCGCTGCTGGGCCGCACCTTCATGGCGATCCGCAACAGCGACGACCTGGCGCAGGCGCTGGGGATCGACCTGATGCGCAACAAGCTGCTGGCCTTCGTGCTGTCCGTGTTTTTCGCCGGCCTGGCCGGCGGCCTGTACGCGGGTTCGGTGCGCTTCCTCGGCCCCGGCATCGCCGGCGTCGAGCACACCTTCGACATGACAATGTACATGCTGGTCGGCGGCATCGGCACCCTGCTCGGCCCCCTGCTGGGCGCCATCGGCGTGCCATGGCTGACGCAATACCTGCAGTTCCTGCAGGAGTACCGCTTCGTCGTGTTCGGCCCATTGCTGGTGCTGCTCGTGATCTTCCTGCCGCACGGGATCGTGGGTACGTGGCTGAACCGGCGCCGCCGCCGGGTCGCCCGCGGCGCGCCGACGGTTCCGGCCACCGCGCCAGCGCCGGTCCAGGAGGTGCGCCATGCTTGAGATCACCTCGCTGACCAAGCGCTTCGGCGGCCTGACGGCCGTGCATGACGTCAGCGCCAGCTTTGCGCGCGGCACCATCAACGCCATCATCGGCCCGAACGGCGCCGGCAAGACCACCTTCTTCAACCTGATCAGCGGCGCGCTTCGTCCCAGCGCGGGCCGCATCGTGTTCGACGGGCGGGATGTGACGGGCCTGCGCGCGGACCAGGCGGCCCGGCTGGGCATGGCGCGCACCTTCCAGACCACGGCGCTGTTCGACACGGCGACGGTGCTGGACAACCTGATCGTCGGGCACCGCCTGCGCACGCGCTCCACGCTGGTCGACGTCATCCTCGGCACCAAGCGCCTGCGCGACGAGGAACGCATCTGCCGCGAGAAGGCGCGCGCAGCCCTGGACTTCGTCGGCCTGGCACACATCGAATCGCGCGTGGCCGGCGACATCTCGCAGGAAGAGCGCAAGCGCGTGGCCTTCGCCCTGGCGCTGTCCACCGATCCCAAGCTGGTACTGCTGGACGAACCGGCCGGCGGCGTAAATCCCGAGGAAACCGACGGCCTGGCGCGGCTGATCCGCAAGATGGCCGCCAGCGGCCTGACGGTCTGCCTGATCGAGCACAAGATGGACATGATCATGAACCTGGCCGACCGCATCCTGGTACTCAACTACGGCGAGAAGATCGCCGAGGGCACGCCGGCCGAGGTCCGCGCCAATCCGGCCGTCATCGAGGCCTACCTGGGGAGCGAACATGCTTAGACTGGACAAGGTGTCGCTGTCGTATGGCAGCTTCCGCGCGCTGCACGACGTCAGCATCCATGCCGACGAGGGCGAGCTGGTCGTGCTGCTGGGGTCCAACGGCGCGGGCAAGAGCTCGATCTTCCTGACGATGAGCGGCCTGCAGCGCGCCGCCTCGGGCAGCATCCGCTTCGGTGCCCGCGAGCTGGTGGGACGCAAGCCGTCGCAGATCGTGGCGGACGGGCTGGTGCACTGCCCGGAGGGGCGCAAGCTGTTCCCCGGCATGTCCGTGCTGAAGAACCTGACCCTGGGCGCCTACGTGCACCGGCGCGACAGCAAAGGGGTGGCGCGCACGCTGGACGAGGTGTTCGAACTGTTCCCGATCCTGCACGAGAAAAGGGAGGCGCCGGCCGGCTCGCTCAGCGGCGGGCAGCAGCAGATGGTGGCGATCGGCCGCGCGCTGATGGGGCGGCCGAAGGCGCTGCTGCTGGACGAGCCGTCGCTGGGCCTGGCCCCGCTGGTCGTCAAGCAGATGTTCGAGATCATCGCCCGCATCAACCGGGCCGGCACGACGGTGCTGCTGGCCGAGCAGAACGCGTACGCGGCGCTGAACATCGCCAGCCGCGCCTACGTCATCGAACAGGGGCGCATCGTGCTCGAGGGCGGGCGCGACGAGCTGCTGAACAACGCGCAGGTACGCAA
Coding sequences:
- a CDS encoding Zn-dependent alcohol dehydrogenase, whose protein sequence is MNEPKYQRAKAVLCRTTGEPVVVEEIEVEYPRRGEVMIRLAACGICHSDLSATNGTIPMPAPLVLGHEGAGVVCAVGEGVTEYAVGDHVLSSFVSMCGKCRYCQTGRPQLCDQAAKAAISLPDGSVRTRDLQGQPINVFSGCGVMAEYATLHVDNVVKISADVQLDHACLVGCGVMTGVGAAVNTAKVEPGSVAVVFGCGGVGLNAIQGCRIAGAAMIVAVDLSDAKLAMAREFGATHTVNSATPELVKAIRKLTGGADYAFECVGKGEIVAQAYGVLGKGGKAVVVGVAAPKDMTTIRTGSLTFEEKTLTGSYFGSARPRQDFPRLLALYREKRLKLGELITRRYRIDEAPQAFADLAEGRNARGVIMFD
- a CDS encoding branched-chain amino acid ABC transporter permease, with the translated sequence MELFLQQVLNGLTLGGVYALVALGLTLVYGILHVPNFAHGAFYMAGAYSAFFLINRLGLNYWWGMAGAAVTVALISVLSERLVFHPLRKAPYLHHMIASIGILLFLEAGAQALWGADFHRMETPYTQLLTFGSLTLPAQRVLIIGAAFLLVVLLQLFLTKTITGATIVAMAQNREGAALVGIDATRVAMLTFAIAGALAGMAAVLYAPINLVYTSMGHLVITKAFVIIVLGGMGSVPGAIAGGLIIGFAEAFGAFYISTDYKDIIAFALLVLILSVRPQGLFARGAH
- a CDS encoding branched-chain amino acid ABC transporter permease, whose protein sequence is MKMLNPTAGWTLLLVLALAFPFLAGNDYHLTVMSTAYIYAIATVGLNLITGYTGQFNLAHSGFMAVGAYTVGILTVDHGFTFWAALPLAGLVAGLLGVFVGLVSLRLKTHFFSIFTLCVGYIMFLLIEKWESLTHGTVGIVGIPAPEPVAGLDFSEPRALYYLVLGFLVASLWVMHRIVRSLLGRTFMAIRNSDDLAQALGIDLMRNKLLAFVLSVFFAGLAGGLYAGSVRFLGPGIAGVEHTFDMTMYMLVGGIGTLLGPLLGAIGVPWLTQYLQFLQEYRFVVFGPLLVLLVIFLPHGIVGTWLNRRRRRVARGAPTVPATAPAPVQEVRHA
- a CDS encoding ABC transporter ATP-binding protein translates to MLEITSLTKRFGGLTAVHDVSASFARGTINAIIGPNGAGKTTFFNLISGALRPSAGRIVFDGRDVTGLRADQAARLGMARTFQTTALFDTATVLDNLIVGHRLRTRSTLVDVILGTKRLRDEERICREKARAALDFVGLAHIESRVAGDISQEERKRVAFALALSTDPKLVLLDEPAGGVNPEETDGLARLIRKMAASGLTVCLIEHKMDMIMNLADRILVLNYGEKIAEGTPAEVRANPAVIEAYLGSEHA
- a CDS encoding ABC transporter ATP-binding protein — translated: MLRLDKVSLSYGSFRALHDVSIHADEGELVVLLGSNGAGKSSIFLTMSGLQRAASGSIRFGARELVGRKPSQIVADGLVHCPEGRKLFPGMSVLKNLTLGAYVHRRDSKGVARTLDEVFELFPILHEKREAPAGSLSGGQQQMVAIGRALMGRPKALLLDEPSLGLAPLVVKQMFEIIARINRAGTTVLLAEQNAYAALNIASRAYVIEQGRIVLEGGRDELLNNAQVRKAYIGA